One Lysobacter enzymogenes DNA segment encodes these proteins:
- a CDS encoding LysR family transcriptional regulator, producing MDKLGSLLAFVRTAHARSFVAAARQLGVSSSAVGKSVARLEQQLGVRLLQRNTRNVQLTEEGRQFYERCKPLLDELEDAEAALTHAMQAPRGRLRIGLPTVGYRFLMPVLGEFRQRYPEVELELDFNDQIVDVIDGGFDAAIRSGDMPDSRLRARRLGPFCFMLCAAPDYLARRGEPRAPADLAGHDCIHFRFANSGKLQEWSLRLAPGETAPHLPAALVCNNSEAAVQAAVHGLGIVYSVDFLVREHLAAGRLQRVLPGFETQRGQFWALWPAHRHVSPKLRVFLDFIGERLFQYQPIA from the coding sequence ATGGACAAGCTCGGCAGCCTGCTCGCCTTCGTCCGCACCGCCCATGCGCGCAGCTTCGTCGCCGCCGCGCGCCAGCTCGGGGTCTCGTCCTCGGCGGTGGGCAAGAGCGTGGCTCGGCTGGAACAGCAGCTCGGCGTGCGCCTGCTCCAGCGCAACACCCGCAACGTCCAGCTGACCGAGGAAGGCCGCCAGTTCTACGAGCGCTGCAAGCCGCTGCTGGACGAACTCGAAGACGCCGAGGCCGCGCTGACCCACGCCATGCAGGCGCCGCGCGGGCGCCTGCGCATCGGCCTGCCGACCGTGGGCTATCGCTTCCTGATGCCGGTGCTGGGCGAGTTCCGCCAGCGTTATCCCGAGGTCGAACTGGAGCTGGACTTCAACGACCAGATCGTCGATGTGATCGACGGCGGTTTCGACGCCGCCATCCGCAGCGGCGACATGCCCGACTCGCGCCTGCGCGCGCGCCGGCTCGGCCCGTTCTGCTTCATGTTGTGCGCCGCGCCCGACTACCTGGCCCGGCGCGGCGAGCCGCGCGCGCCGGCCGACCTGGCCGGCCACGACTGCATCCATTTCCGCTTCGCCAACAGCGGCAAGTTGCAGGAATGGTCGCTGCGGCTGGCGCCCGGCGAGACCGCGCCGCACCTGCCGGCGGCGCTGGTGTGCAACAACAGCGAAGCGGCGGTGCAGGCGGCGGTGCACGGGCTGGGCATCGTCTACTCGGTGGATTTCCTGGTCCGCGAGCATCTCGCCGCCGGCCGCTTGCAGCGGGTGCTGCCGGGATTCGAGACCCAGCGCGGACAGTTCTGGGCGCTGTGGCCGGCGCACCGGCACGTGTCGCCGAAGCTGCGGGTGTTCCTGGACTTCATCGGCGAGCGATTGTTCCAGTACCAGCCGATCGCGTGA
- a CDS encoding lysozyme inhibitor LprI family protein, with protein MFRSHALRAGAALALLAVAGLSQAAGFDCRRARTQVEKTICADAELSRLDSEMNELYRQIRAETRGVDGETGKQLDPIAAENARWLEGRNECRDPACIRSAYQQRIAQMRRDWAQALPQQAPPPAAPAKDKNAYRYDRHGDFKIFIADFRKAVAADDRAAVAKMTARPFADFSHGSSCLPGNDPCDAQQRQQSASARDAAEVAAKYDRILTASVRAALKANRVRAYSRKRDSGEDENGEVQAPGAIEQGEYLLENDDLHGQRVFKRVDGVYKLQRIPFYS; from the coding sequence ATGTTCCGATCCCACGCTTTGCGCGCCGGTGCGGCGCTGGCCCTGCTCGCCGTCGCCGGCCTGAGCCAGGCCGCCGGTTTCGATTGCCGCCGCGCGCGCACCCAGGTCGAAAAGACGATCTGCGCCGACGCCGAGCTGTCGCGCCTGGACAGCGAAATGAACGAGCTCTACCGGCAGATCCGCGCCGAGACCCGCGGCGTCGACGGCGAGACCGGCAAGCAGCTCGATCCGATCGCGGCCGAGAACGCGCGCTGGCTCGAAGGCCGCAACGAATGCCGCGATCCGGCCTGCATCCGCAGCGCCTACCAGCAGCGCATCGCGCAGATGCGCCGCGACTGGGCGCAGGCGTTGCCGCAGCAGGCCCCGCCGCCGGCCGCGCCGGCCAAGGACAAGAACGCCTACCGCTACGACCGCCACGGCGACTTCAAGATCTTCATCGCCGACTTCCGCAAGGCGGTGGCCGCCGACGACCGCGCTGCGGTGGCGAAGATGACCGCGCGCCCGTTCGCAGACTTCAGCCATGGCAGCAGCTGCCTGCCCGGCAACGACCCCTGCGACGCGCAGCAGCGCCAGCAGTCGGCCAGCGCGCGCGACGCGGCCGAGGTGGCGGCCAAGTACGACCGCATCCTTACCGCCTCGGTGCGCGCCGCGCTCAAGGCCAACCGCGTGCGCGCGTATTCGCGCAAGCGCGATTCGGGCGAGGACGAGAACGGCGAAGTGCAGGCGCCGGGCGCGATCGAGCAGGGCGAGTACCTGCTGGAGAACGACGACCTCCACGGCCAGCGCGTGTTCAAGCGCGTGGATGGCGTGTACAAGCTGCAGCGCATTCCGTTCTATTCCTGA
- a CDS encoding lysozyme inhibitor LprI family protein, whose amino-acid sequence MTISLFRIAAVAALFAAPALSQAAPAAPASFDGTWQACQRYDGELWCQSLQLEQRGAQIRGAWNWRASNTGGTNLFKGRVVDGRVEFDPEGCSIGANGCEPRTPSKQPSYLLQCGAELQWGDARMTACNAKIDDGSRYRRVARDQVDTVDFSAQAYFDDGKAHPSFDCAKAKTPVERGICADPAAARTDSAIAHLYAKLLPRFSGDAVKGLREDQRWFVGVRDAAYEQAERGERAKVLREQLDSRLKDLQRIREFPRKGLVGDWNNFAGGLEISRDAQGVYRVRGNAAHPIDGRWVCDADLRGSGSDERVLARAEGDADGTGLQLTRIGNALRVQELDVRGQPHPASEFCGHNGSFDGWYFQSMPRQR is encoded by the coding sequence ATGACGATTTCGTTGTTCCGCATCGCCGCCGTCGCCGCGCTGTTCGCCGCGCCGGCCTTGTCCCAGGCCGCGCCGGCCGCACCGGCGTCGTTCGACGGCACCTGGCAGGCCTGCCAGCGCTACGACGGCGAGCTGTGGTGCCAGAGCCTGCAACTGGAGCAGCGCGGCGCGCAGATCCGCGGCGCGTGGAACTGGCGCGCCAGCAACACCGGCGGCACCAACCTGTTCAAGGGCCGGGTGGTCGACGGCCGGGTCGAGTTCGATCCGGAAGGCTGCTCGATCGGCGCGAACGGTTGCGAACCGCGCACGCCGTCGAAACAACCGAGCTACCTGCTGCAATGCGGCGCCGAGCTGCAATGGGGCGACGCGCGGATGACGGCGTGCAACGCCAAGATCGACGACGGCTCGCGCTACCGCCGGGTCGCGCGCGACCAGGTCGATACGGTGGACTTCTCCGCCCAGGCGTATTTCGACGACGGCAAGGCGCATCCCTCGTTCGACTGCGCCAAGGCCAAGACCCCGGTCGAGCGCGGCATCTGCGCCGATCCGGCCGCCGCGCGCACCGATTCGGCGATCGCCCACCTCTACGCCAAGCTGCTGCCGCGCTTCAGCGGCGACGCGGTCAAGGGCTTGCGCGAGGACCAGCGCTGGTTCGTCGGCGTGCGCGACGCGGCCTACGAACAGGCCGAGCGCGGCGAACGCGCGAAGGTGCTGCGCGAGCAGCTCGACAGCCGGCTCAAGGACCTGCAGCGCATCCGCGAATTCCCGCGCAAGGGTCTGGTCGGCGACTGGAACAACTTCGCCGGCGGCCTGGAAATCAGTCGCGACGCGCAGGGCGTGTACCGGGTGCGCGGCAACGCGGCCCATCCGATCGACGGACGCTGGGTGTGCGACGCGGACCTCCGCGGCAGCGGCAGCGACGAACGCGTGCTCGCGCGCGCCGAGGGCGATGCCGACGGCACCGGCCTGCAACTGACCCGCATCGGCAACGCCTTGCGCGTGCAGGAACTCGACGTCCGCGGCCAGCCGCATCCCGCGTCGGAATTCTGCGGCCACAACGGCTCGTTCGACGGCTGGTACTTCCAATCCATGCCGCGGCAGCGTTGA
- a CDS encoding M4 family metallopeptidase, giving the protein MSIKHKVLTASILLAITGTTATALVTAQRDRDAGNAAAGANAQAAATAAAARNAAHAPAARANLEHPFADAAARSGATPAAQLERHPAVERARELLQADKARNAAARGLSGAGADTALAAERYQPRDVIVEADGSEHVRFQRDYQGLPVIGGDLVTHARNGLLTSISKTLDLTLGDGGAAPKPKLSSAQAIADAGVHFAGRFLEQPKSRMVYFAKDNQPTLAFEVTFRGLNKAQRPVHELLYVDAGNGDLLGRDSRIYSAESTEAEGYTITRGKVTITTAKVGAEESDGRGAGYLLRDDKRGGGTTHNTGGTVVDLIFGGGDFSAPAMFDADNIWGNEQMTNIERTGVEAHYGVARTWDYYKKFYDRVGIFGDGVGVQSFVNVTFSYFGIFDLGGTNAFWDGDAKRMVYGNGDFGVSNPVVAIDVAGHEMSHGVTQATSGLLYSGDAGGLNEATSDIHGTLVEFFDNSPKDPPDYLIGENVNLDGTPLRYMFKPSLDTDAAGNGSFDCYPAAGFTEEDPHYTSGVGNHFFYLLAEGQKVPKSHRKTVLASDLVCNGATGLKGLTPTVAGQIWYRANTLYLTSQSSYPDARVATQTAAQDLVDRGLLKASAVKTVACAWEAVNVGLPEGSDAARCKQ; this is encoded by the coding sequence ATGTCCATCAAGCACAAGGTGCTCACCGCATCGATCCTGCTCGCCATCACCGGCACCACCGCGACCGCGCTGGTGACCGCGCAGCGCGACCGCGACGCCGGCAACGCCGCCGCGGGCGCCAACGCGCAGGCCGCGGCCACTGCCGCCGCCGCGCGCAACGCCGCGCATGCGCCGGCCGCGCGCGCCAACCTCGAACATCCCTTCGCCGACGCCGCGGCGCGCTCGGGCGCGACGCCGGCGGCGCAACTGGAACGCCACCCCGCGGTCGAGCGCGCGCGCGAACTGCTGCAGGCCGACAAGGCGCGCAATGCCGCCGCCCGCGGTCTGTCCGGCGCCGGCGCCGACACCGCGCTGGCCGCGGAGCGCTACCAGCCGCGCGATGTGATCGTCGAAGCCGACGGCAGCGAACACGTGCGCTTCCAGCGCGACTACCAGGGCCTGCCGGTGATCGGCGGCGACCTGGTCACCCATGCGCGCAACGGCCTGCTGACCTCGATCAGCAAGACCCTCGACCTCACCCTCGGCGACGGCGGCGCCGCGCCGAAGCCGAAGCTGTCCTCGGCGCAGGCCATCGCCGATGCCGGCGTGCATTTCGCCGGCCGCTTCCTCGAACAGCCCAAGTCGCGCATGGTCTATTTCGCCAAGGACAACCAGCCGACGCTGGCCTTCGAGGTGACCTTCCGCGGCCTCAACAAGGCCCAGCGCCCGGTCCACGAACTGCTCTACGTCGATGCCGGCAACGGCGACCTGCTCGGCCGCGACAGCCGCATCTACAGCGCCGAATCCACCGAGGCCGAGGGCTACACCATCACCCGCGGCAAGGTCACCATCACCACCGCCAAGGTCGGCGCCGAGGAAAGCGACGGCCGCGGCGCGGGTTATCTGCTGCGCGACGACAAGCGCGGCGGCGGCACCACCCACAACACCGGCGGCACCGTGGTCGACCTGATCTTCGGCGGCGGCGACTTCAGCGCGCCGGCGATGTTCGATGCCGACAACATCTGGGGCAACGAGCAGATGACCAACATCGAGCGCACCGGGGTCGAGGCGCACTACGGCGTGGCGCGCACCTGGGACTACTACAAGAAGTTCTACGACCGCGTCGGCATCTTCGGCGACGGCGTCGGCGTGCAGAGCTTCGTCAACGTCACCTTCAGCTATTTCGGCATCTTCGACCTGGGCGGCACCAACGCGTTCTGGGACGGCGACGCCAAGCGCATGGTTTACGGCAACGGCGACTTCGGCGTGTCGAATCCGGTGGTGGCGATCGACGTGGCCGGCCACGAGATGTCGCACGGCGTGACCCAGGCGACCTCGGGCCTGCTGTACTCCGGCGACGCCGGCGGCCTCAACGAAGCCACCTCCGACATCCACGGCACCCTGGTCGAGTTCTTCGACAACAGCCCGAAGGACCCGCCGGATTACCTGATCGGCGAGAACGTGAACCTCGACGGCACGCCACTGCGCTACATGTTCAAGCCGAGCCTGGACACCGACGCCGCCGGCAACGGTTCGTTCGACTGCTACCCGGCCGCGGGTTTCACCGAGGAAGATCCGCACTACACCTCGGGCGTGGGCAACCACTTCTTCTACCTGCTCGCCGAAGGCCAGAAGGTGCCGAAGTCGCACCGCAAGACCGTGCTGGCCTCCGACCTGGTGTGCAACGGCGCGACCGGGCTCAAGGGCCTGACCCCGACCGTGGCCGGGCAGATCTGGTACCGCGCCAACACCTTGTACCTGACCTCGCAGTCGAGCTACCCGGATGCGCGCGTGGCGACCCAGACCGCGGCCCAGGACCTGGTCGACCGCGGCCTGCTCAAGGCCAGCGCGGTCAAGACCGTGGCCTGCGCGTGGGAAGCGGTGAACGTCGGCCTGCCGGAAGGTTCGGACGCGGCGCGCTGCAAGCAGTAA
- a CDS encoding SLC13 family permease, with the protein MDFSQIAFLLILGAALYLFVSERLRVDVTAMLTLLALVLTGVLDAKQALSGFASEPAIIVAAVFVISGGLAATGITERLGQWIGRAAGHSEGRAIAVTMPAVAALSSFTHHVMVTAMMLPILTRFAKSRGLSASRLLMPMSFAASLGTTLTLVSAPAFLLADNLIERTGAPGLGIFSITPIGLALVVVGVLYMLAARWILPKRSGEHGDDGYLRLDRYRTELLVVEGSRWSTRPLAELQKALGDRFVLTGWLRDGLRRQDLGPSSPLISGDILLVEASADALASLHDDPGLDLNAVARFGEHAQGDGEAQLVQALVAPGSEFVGRSVRELDFARQFNAVIAGLWRRQGAVAPRLADARLREGDLLVLWGRPARFAELAAHHGFLMLVPFAGEARRRLRAPIALAILAATVVAAATEWLPAPLAFLLGAVAMVATRCVDVEQAYREIDVRIFVMIAGVIPLGVAMEQTGTAQLLAQGMLHVIAGWPPLAILLVMFTVAALLTQILSDAATTVLLGPIAISLAQSLGLPATPFVVCTALGAVVAFLTPIGHHGNLLILGPGQYRFSDFLRIGLPLTVLIALVSAWMARWLWLGGPFWPGG; encoded by the coding sequence ATGGACTTTTCTCAGATCGCCTTCCTCCTGATCCTGGGCGCCGCCCTGTACCTGTTCGTCAGCGAGCGCCTGCGGGTGGACGTGACCGCCATGCTGACCCTGCTGGCGCTGGTGCTGACCGGGGTGCTCGACGCCAAGCAGGCGCTGTCGGGCTTCGCCAGCGAACCGGCGATCATCGTCGCGGCGGTGTTCGTGATCTCCGGCGGCCTGGCCGCGACCGGCATCACCGAGCGCCTGGGCCAGTGGATCGGCCGCGCCGCCGGCCACAGCGAGGGCCGCGCGATCGCGGTGACGATGCCGGCGGTGGCGGCGCTGTCCTCGTTCACCCACCACGTCATGGTCACGGCGATGATGCTGCCGATCCTGACGAGATTCGCGAAGTCGCGCGGGCTGTCCGCTTCCCGTCTGCTCATGCCCATGTCGTTCGCGGCCTCTTTAGGAACAACCCTGACCTTGGTCAGCGCGCCGGCGTTCCTGCTCGCCGACAACCTGATCGAGCGCACCGGCGCGCCCGGGCTGGGCATCTTCTCGATCACCCCGATCGGCCTGGCGCTGGTGGTGGTCGGCGTGCTGTACATGCTGGCCGCGCGCTGGATCCTGCCCAAGCGCAGCGGCGAACACGGCGACGACGGCTACCTGCGCCTGGACCGCTACCGCACCGAACTGCTGGTGGTGGAAGGCTCGCGCTGGAGCACGCGGCCGCTGGCCGAACTGCAGAAGGCGCTCGGCGACCGCTTCGTGCTGACCGGCTGGCTGCGCGACGGCCTGCGCCGCCAGGACCTGGGCCCGAGCAGCCCGCTGATCAGCGGCGACATCCTGCTGGTGGAAGCCTCGGCCGACGCGCTGGCCTCGCTGCACGACGATCCCGGCCTCGACCTCAACGCGGTCGCGCGCTTCGGCGAACACGCCCAGGGCGACGGCGAGGCGCAGCTGGTGCAGGCGCTGGTCGCGCCGGGCTCGGAGTTCGTCGGCCGCAGCGTGCGCGAGCTCGACTTCGCCCGCCAGTTCAACGCGGTGATCGCCGGGCTGTGGCGGCGCCAGGGCGCGGTCGCTCCGCGGCTGGCCGACGCGCGCCTGCGCGAAGGCGACCTGCTGGTGCTGTGGGGCCGGCCGGCGCGCTTCGCCGAACTCGCCGCGCACCACGGCTTCCTGATGCTGGTGCCGTTCGCCGGCGAAGCGCGGCGACGGCTGCGCGCGCCGATCGCGCTGGCGATCCTAGCCGCGACCGTGGTCGCCGCGGCGACCGAATGGCTGCCCGCGCCGCTGGCGTTCCTGCTCGGCGCGGTAGCGATGGTCGCCACCCGCTGCGTCGACGTCGAACAGGCCTATCGCGAGATCGACGTGCGCATCTTCGTGATGATCGCCGGGGTGATCCCGCTCGGCGTGGCGATGGAGCAGACCGGCACCGCGCAGTTGCTGGCGCAGGGCATGCTGCACGTGATCGCCGGCTGGCCGCCGCTGGCGATCCTGCTGGTGATGTTCACCGTCGCCGCCTTGCTGACCCAGATCCTTTCCGACGCGGCGACGACGGTGTTGTTGGGGCCGATCGCGATTTCGCTGGCGCAGTCGCTGGGGCTGCCGGCGACGCCGTTCGTGGTGTGCACGGCGTTGGGCGCGGTGGTGGCGTTCCTGACCCCGATCGGTCACCACGGCAACCTTCTGATCCTCGGCCCGGGCCAGTACCGCTTCAGCGACTTCCTGCGCATCGGCTTGCCCTTGACCGTGCTCATCGCCTTGGTCAGCGCCTGGATGGCGCGCTGGCTCTGGCTCGGCGGTCCGTTCTGGCCGGGCGGCTGA
- a CDS encoding sensor histidine kinase produces MKASNIGMAIVSLDGVWLEVNPALCAMLGYRVEELRGHHYSEVTHPDDLAISQNLVAALVSGELASVDEHKRYLHRDGSELWVQLNVAVMRDEDGAARYFISHMRDIRGEREAGIALSARVAEHGAALDASHRQLQLFADAVAHDLRAPLRSIESFSALLADRAGERLNDTDRDYLARIRAAASRMTGLLAMLTELSHVTRAEMRIAPVDLSLLADWVGAELQDADPARRGQIEVQPGLQVEGDERLLKVMLTQLMHNAWKFSGVEAGADAAVRIEVAGEARDGVLALTVRDRGSGFDMRYAHKLFEPFQRLHGPDQGGGHGLGLAIAQRVAERHRGRLLAQSEPGQGSTFTVELPLVSRGEENADA; encoded by the coding sequence ATGAAGGCGTCCAACATCGGCATGGCGATCGTCTCGCTCGACGGCGTGTGGCTGGAGGTCAATCCGGCGCTGTGCGCGATGCTGGGCTACCGCGTGGAGGAATTGCGCGGCCACCATTACAGCGAAGTGACCCATCCCGACGACCTGGCGATCAGCCAGAACCTGGTCGCGGCGCTGGTCAGCGGCGAGCTGGCCTCGGTGGACGAACACAAGCGCTACCTGCACCGCGACGGTTCCGAGCTGTGGGTGCAGCTGAACGTGGCGGTGATGCGCGACGAAGACGGCGCGGCGCGCTATTTCATCTCGCACATGCGCGACATCCGCGGCGAGCGCGAGGCCGGCATCGCGCTGAGCGCGCGCGTGGCCGAGCACGGCGCCGCGCTCGACGCCTCGCATCGCCAGTTGCAGCTGTTCGCCGACGCGGTCGCCCACGACCTGCGCGCGCCGCTGCGTTCGATCGAAAGCTTTTCCGCGCTGCTGGCCGACCGCGCCGGCGAGCGGCTGAACGACACCGACCGCGACTATCTCGCGCGCATCCGCGCCGCCGCCTCGCGCATGACCGGGCTGCTGGCGATGCTGACCGAGCTGTCGCACGTGACCCGCGCGGAGATGCGGATCGCGCCGGTGGACCTGAGCCTGCTCGCCGACTGGGTCGGCGCCGAGCTGCAGGACGCCGACCCGGCGCGCCGCGGCCAGATCGAGGTCCAGCCCGGGCTGCAGGTCGAAGGCGACGAGCGCCTGCTCAAGGTCATGCTGACCCAGCTCATGCACAACGCCTGGAAATTCTCGGGCGTGGAGGCCGGCGCCGACGCGGCGGTGCGGATCGAGGTCGCCGGCGAGGCGCGCGACGGGGTCCTGGCCCTGACCGTGCGTGACCGCGGTAGCGGTTTCGACATGCGCTATGCTCACAAACTGTTCGAGCCCTTCCAGCGCCTGCACGGGCCGGACCAGGGCGGCGGCCACGGCCTGGGGCTGGCGATCGCGCAACGGGTGGCCGAACGCCACCGCGGGCGCCTGCTCGCCCAGTCCGAGCCCGGCCAGGGCAGTACGTTCACAGTGGAGTTGCCGCTCGTGTCGAGAGGCGAGGAAAACGCAGATGCATAA
- a CDS encoding response regulator produces the protein MHKEILLVEDNPDDVELTRLAFDEAKIANRLVVMGDGAEALDYLFARGRYSDRDPNDLPSIVLLDLNLPKVDGREVLQAIRAHEPTRTLPVVVLTTSTEPFDVEASYALGVNSYIQKPVDFEQFVWAVKQVGLYWLVLNHPRNP, from the coding sequence ATGCATAAGGAGATCCTGCTGGTCGAGGACAACCCCGACGACGTCGAGCTGACCCGGCTCGCCTTCGACGAGGCCAAGATCGCCAACAGGCTGGTGGTGATGGGCGACGGCGCCGAGGCGCTGGATTACCTGTTCGCCCGTGGCCGCTATTCCGACCGCGATCCCAACGATCTGCCGTCGATCGTGCTGTTGGACCTGAACCTGCCCAAGGTCGACGGCCGCGAAGTGCTGCAGGCGATCCGCGCCCACGAACCCACCCGCACCCTGCCGGTGGTGGTGCTGACCACCAGCACCGAGCCGTTCGACGTCGAAGCCAGCTATGCGCTCGGGGTCAACAGCTATATCCAGAAGCCGGTGGATTTCGAGCAGTTCGTCTGGGCGGTCAAGCAGGTCGGGCTGTACTGGCTGGTGCTGAACCACCCGCGCAATCCCTGA
- a CDS encoding transporter: MPHTSLRRAALRCVASLALLSCALPAAAAGLPDPGDYAAPPPGVRILALYAQHNWADAFYARGDKAVDGLDLELDVAVARYMHYFQVGGRTADVEVILPYARQRIGLDGYRERGLGNPSVGATLWTRADQTRGEYLGWAAYLSLPLGQHRDRGFAVSEDRYALDLEVGYVRKLNDRWSLDLIGQAEFYTADRSTDVRRRPMLRGIGHLSYHVSDKTRLALSLRQTFGMRERLHGEQLAGARNDTNAMLTWAYQANDAAQVQVQYAHDLRVREGVRADALQARLVLAF, encoded by the coding sequence ATGCCCCACACCTCGCTCCGCCGCGCCGCGCTGCGCTGCGTCGCTTCCCTGGCGCTGTTGTCGTGCGCGCTGCCGGCCGCCGCCGCGGGCCTGCCCGATCCGGGCGACTACGCCGCGCCGCCGCCGGGCGTGCGCATCCTCGCCCTGTACGCCCAGCACAACTGGGCCGACGCGTTCTACGCGCGCGGCGACAAGGCCGTCGACGGCCTGGACCTCGAGCTCGATGTCGCCGTGGCGCGCTACATGCACTATTTCCAGGTCGGCGGCCGCACCGCCGACGTCGAGGTGATCCTGCCCTACGCGCGCCAGCGCATCGGCCTGGACGGCTACCGCGAGCGAGGCCTGGGCAATCCCAGCGTCGGCGCGACCCTGTGGACGCGCGCCGACCAGACCCGCGGCGAATACCTGGGCTGGGCCGCCTACCTGTCGCTGCCGCTGGGCCAGCACCGCGACCGCGGCTTCGCGGTCAGCGAGGACCGCTACGCGTTGGACCTGGAAGTCGGCTATGTGCGCAAGCTCAACGACCGCTGGTCGCTGGACCTGATCGGCCAGGCCGAGTTCTACACCGCCGACCGCAGCACCGACGTGCGCCGGCGGCCGATGCTGCGCGGCATCGGCCACTTGAGCTATCACGTCTCCGACAAGACCCGACTGGCGCTGAGCTTGCGACAGACCTTCGGCATGCGCGAGCGCCTGCACGGCGAGCAGCTCGCCGGCGCGCGCAACGACACCAATGCGATGCTGACCTGGGCCTACCAGGCCAACGACGCCGCGCAGGTGCAGGTGCAGTACGCGCACGACCTGCGCGTGCGCGAAGGCGTGCGCGCCGACGCGCTGCAGGCGCGGCTGGTGCTGGCGTTCTGA
- a CDS encoding APC family permease gives MTAPPSSPAGLRQNALGLWTIVFFVIATNGPLTALVGVVSTAILLGNGIGVPAAFLIAGAIYLVFSVGFVAMGRYIRNAGAFYAYVANGLGRPLGTAAAFLAIVAYAGLQFACYGLIGFFGANALAGWGLALPWWVVGLAVAALVQLCSIRNVVFNGRFLGLLMLAELAVVVVFDVAVLAHGGPEGFSLASFQPEHVLVPGLGATFVFVAGSFMGFETTAIYAEEAREPERTVPAATYIAVVLIAVTLTLSSWLLIVSFGPSQVLAAAAKDPGGLWFDRAGLLVGPLLGDAINVLLITSLFAVILSFQNTLSRYLFALAREGLMPAAFARTHARHRTPHLAGYALTALVVALLLLCGLAGADPMTLVLPLGSAPAALGILAVQALTSLAVIGFFRRQPRHTNLWQRLIAPALSGAAMLVGVALIVRNMHLLTGGESVFNTLIPLGMLGVGLAGLGLALWLRSHRPERYARLARLLEEV, from the coding sequence ATGACCGCACCCCCATCCTCTCCCGCCGGCCTGCGCCAGAACGCGCTCGGCCTGTGGACCATCGTGTTCTTCGTCATCGCCACCAACGGCCCGCTGACCGCGCTGGTCGGCGTGGTCAGCACCGCGATCCTGCTGGGCAACGGCATCGGCGTGCCGGCGGCGTTCCTGATCGCCGGCGCGATCTACCTGGTCTTCAGCGTCGGCTTCGTCGCCATGGGCCGCTACATCCGCAACGCCGGCGCGTTCTACGCCTATGTCGCCAACGGCCTGGGCCGGCCGCTGGGCACCGCCGCGGCGTTCCTGGCCATCGTCGCCTACGCCGGACTGCAGTTCGCCTGCTACGGCCTGATCGGCTTCTTCGGCGCCAACGCGTTGGCCGGCTGGGGGCTGGCGCTGCCGTGGTGGGTGGTGGGGCTGGCGGTGGCGGCGCTGGTGCAGCTGTGCAGCATCCGCAACGTGGTGTTCAACGGCCGCTTCCTCGGCCTGCTGATGCTGGCGGAACTGGCGGTGGTGGTGGTCTTCGACGTGGCGGTGCTGGCGCACGGCGGGCCGGAGGGCTTCAGCCTGGCCTCGTTCCAGCCCGAGCACGTGCTGGTGCCGGGGCTGGGCGCGACGTTCGTGTTCGTCGCCGGCTCGTTCATGGGCTTCGAGACCACTGCGATCTACGCCGAAGAAGCGCGCGAGCCCGAGCGCACGGTGCCTGCGGCGACCTATATCGCGGTGGTGCTGATCGCGGTCACGCTGACCCTGTCCTCGTGGCTGCTGATCGTCAGTTTCGGGCCCTCGCAGGTGCTCGCGGCCGCGGCCAAGGACCCCGGCGGGCTGTGGTTCGACCGCGCCGGCTTGCTGGTCGGGCCGCTGCTCGGCGACGCGATCAACGTGTTGCTGATCACCAGCCTGTTCGCGGTGATCCTGAGCTTCCAGAACACGCTCTCGCGCTACCTGTTCGCGTTGGCGCGCGAAGGGCTGATGCCGGCCGCGTTCGCGCGCACCCATGCGCGCCACCGCACCCCGCACCTGGCCGGCTATGCGTTGACCGCGCTGGTGGTCGCGCTGCTGCTGCTGTGCGGGTTGGCCGGCGCCGATCCGATGACCCTGGTGCTGCCGCTGGGCAGCGCGCCGGCGGCGCTGGGCATCCTCGCCGTGCAGGCGCTGACCTCGCTGGCGGTGATCGGCTTCTTCCGCCGCCAGCCGCGCCACACCAACCTGTGGCAGCGCCTGATCGCGCCGGCGCTGAGCGGTGCGGCGATGCTGGTCGGGGTCGCGCTGATCGTGCGCAACATGCATTTGCTGACCGGCGGCGAATCGGTGTTCAACACGCTGATCCCGCTGGGCATGCTCGGGGTCGGTCTGGCCGGGCTCGGCCTGGCGCTGTGGCTGCGCAGCCACCGGCCGGAGCGTTACGCGCGGCTGGCGCGCTTGCTCGAGGAGGTGTGA